The following DNA comes from Bacillus sp. 2205SS5-2.
CTTCAAACGTTCTGTATCCAAAACTGGAACTTTACAAGAGTATAGAAAGCGCGAATTCTATGAAAAGCCTAGCGTAAAGCGTAAGAAGAAGTCTGAAGCTGCTAGAAAGCGTAAGTTTTAATTAGAGAGGGTGTATCGATGAGTCTTCTCGAGCGTTTAAACCAAGATATGAAACAAGCGATGAAAAACAAAGAAAAAGAAAAGCTTTCCGTAATCAGGATGCTTAAAGCTTCATTACAAAATGAAGCTATTAAGCTCGGGAAACCGGAGCTTGCTCAAGACGAAGAGTTGACAGTCCTTTCTCGTGAAGTAAAGCAACGCAAAGACTCCCTCCGTGAATTCGAGAAAGCCAATCGCGGCGATCTTGTGGAAAAAATTCAATCTGAATTAACTTACGTCGACATATATATGCCTAAGCAGCTTTCAGAACAAGAAGTTGAAGTGATTGTTAGCGAAACCGTCACAGAAGTGAATGCTTCTTCAAAGGCTGACATAGGGAAAGTGATGGGAGCTATTATGCCTAAAGTA
Coding sequences within:
- the rpsU gene encoding 30S ribosomal protein S21, encoding MSKTVVRKNESLEDALRRFKRSVSKTGTLQEYRKREFYEKPSVKRKKKSEAARKRKF
- a CDS encoding GatB/YqeY domain-containing protein — translated: MSLLERLNQDMKQAMKNKEKEKLSVIRMLKASLQNEAIKLGKPELAQDEELTVLSREVKQRKDSLREFEKANRGDLVEKIQSELTYVDIYMPKQLSEQEVEVIVSETVTEVNASSKADIGKVMGAIMPKVKGKADGTLINKIVQKYLS